A region from the Malus domestica chromosome 07, GDT2T_hap1 genome encodes:
- the LOC103438489 gene encoding zeaxanthin epoxidase, chloroplastic-like, with translation MAVFSLYLSSCHQSLGFRAKKYSKTRIIRGNSVIRCKSSRLDQTSDEEKGGKRKLKILIAGGGIGGLVLALAAKHRGFQVQVFEKDSSSVRGEGKGRGPIQLVSSALAVLEAIDEDVVKQIMEAGCDTGNRINGYADGVSGEWFTKFDLSSPAVSRGLPITQVICRMELLDILVNAVGSDILRNKSKVVDFIQDPNKVTVILEDGQRYDGDVLVGADGIWSKVRSKLFGIREARYSNYTCYSGLTKVVPSYVNSVGYRIFLGANQYFGAVEVGHGNMQWLAFHKQPPMSTDPPEGKKKRLLEVFGKWCQEVVALIQETPESMILQRDIFDRDMIYSWGTGRVALLGDAAHPLQPNLGIGGCMAVEDSYQLVDELDQVSSTGSDAQRTDAIVLALRRYATKRMRRVGIVHAATRMAPEMLAMYRPCIEFKIGPLAHLSTLKIMHPAFPMARAFLQFCMPEFMTWIITGHGLSLKGREKDPSYKQQNESQIQ, from the exons ATGGCGGTCTTTTCTCTGTATCTTAGTTCATGTCATCAGAGTCTTGGGTTTAGAGCAAAAAAATACAGTAAGACTAGGATCATCAGAGGCAACAGTGTAATAAGATGTAAAAGTAGTAGATTAGATCAAACTTCGGACGAAGAGAAGGGTGGCAAAAGGAAGCTTAAAATTCTGATCGCCGGTGGGGGCATTGGGGGGCTAGTTTTGGCATTGGCAGCGAAACACCGAGGATTCCAAGTGCAGGTGTTTGAGAAAGACTCGAGTTCAGTGAGAGGGGAGGGGAAAGGACGTGGACCAATTCAACTTGTGAGTAGTGCATTGGCAGTGCTGGAAGCCATTGACGAGGACGTTGTGAAACAAATCATGGAAGCAGGTTGTGATACTGGCAACAGAATCAATGGCTATGCTGACGGAGTCTCAGGTGAATG GTTTACCAAGTTTGATCTGTCATCGCCGGCTGTAAGTAGGGGGCTTCCTATCACTCAAGTAATATGCAGGATGGAGCTTCTGGATATCTTAGTCAATGCAGTTGGATCTGACATTCTGAGAAACAAATCAAAAGTGGTTGACTTCATTCAAGACCCTAACAAG GTTACAGTGATCCTTGAAGATGGACAACGATATGATGGTGATGTTTTAGTAGGAGCCGATGGAATCTGGTCAAAG GTGCGCTCGAAATTGTTTGGCATACGGGAAGCGAGATACTCAAATTACACCTGCTACAGTGGACTCACTAAAGTTGTCCCATCATATGTTAATAGTGTTGG GTATCGGATCTTCTTGGGAGCGAACCAGTACTTTGGTGCAGTAGAAGTTGGGCATGGGAATATGCAATGGTTGGCCTTCCATAAGCAGCCGCCAATGAGCACTGATCCTCCTGAag GTAAAAAGAAGAGGCTCCTGGAGGTATTTGGAAAATGGTGTCAGGAAGTGGTTGCTCTAATTCAAGAAACACCTGAGTCCATGATTTTACAAAGAGATATCTTCGATAGAGACATGATATATTCCTGGGGAACCGGGCGTGTTGCTCTGCTAGGTGATGCTGCTCATCCATTGCAGCCAAATCTTGGAATAGGGGGATGCATGGCAGTTGAG GACAGTTACCAGCTTGTAGATGAGCTTGATCAAGTTTCCAGTACTGGCTCCGATGCTCAAAGGACAGATGCAATTGTCTTGGCCCTGAGAAG ATATGCAACAAAAAGAATGAGGCGTGTTGGTATAGTGCATGCAGCCACTCGAATGGCACCGGAAATGCTTGCTATGTACCGACCTTGCATAGAGTTCAAAATTGGTCCCCTGGCT CATCTATCAACTCTGAAGATAATGCACCCTGCATTTCCGATGGCTCGCGCATTTCTGCAATTTTGTATGCCAGAATTTATGACTTGGATAATAACAGGGCACGG GTTATCTCTCAAAGGGAGAGAAAAGGATCCATCATACAAACAGCAGAATGAATCACAAATTCAATGA
- the LOC103438363 gene encoding protein EMSY-LIKE 3 isoform X3 has product MDYEPYDSSGTDDDLPPSHQHRVPRGGRVTGNGRSGGGSVPYPRMYGETDMEAQIHQLEREAYSSVLRAFKAQADAITWEKEALLTNLRKELRLSNEEHKELVGRVNAADDVIERIRDWRQAGGVQPGMLSTVQAVHDPIPSPTVSVSRKKQKMTQSVHTQSFAGPTPSFHPPAVTTSHQPSSSTVKRGSVPAPTSGAKGKKHKPFPSSGPTGRGQVSNRVSTGAVVSEPAEGKTNDTLIGRKVRTRWPDDNTFYEAVIKDYNQAEGRHHLVYDINSANETWEWVNLSEISPEDIQWVGEDPGISHRGGYSGSGHGMNRFVGRDNVPVPGRGRGIPKGQTRKDFPPSQNGIGKKAPDNIQLLHTDTLIKEVERVFGENRPDSVEIEKAKKVLKDHEQALIDAIAKLADISDGECGPLPLNS; this is encoded by the exons GAACTGATGACGATCTTCCTCCATCACACCAGCATAGAGTTCCCAGAGGGGGCCGTGTTACGGGGAATGGAAGATCTGGTGGGGGTTCCGTCCCATATCCTAGGATGTATGGTGAAACTGACATGGAAGCACAAATTCACCAGCTTGAACGAGAAGCATACAGTTCAGTTCTGAGAGCCTTTAAAGCTCAAGCTGATGCCATTACTTGG GAAAAGGAAGCTCTGTTAACAAACCTTAGAAAGGAGTTGAGGTTATCAAATGAGGAGCACAAAGAACTTGTAGGACGGGTTAATGCAGCAGATGATGTCATAGAGAGGATAAG GGACTGGAGACAGGCTGGTGGGGTTCAACCGGGCATGCTGAGTACTGTTCAAGCAGTGCATGATCCAATACCTAGTCCTACTGTCTCTGTATCACGCAAGAAACAGAAGATGACGCAGTCAGTACATACACAGTCCTTTGCTGGGCCAACACCATCATTTCATCCACCAGCAGTTACCACATCCCACCAGCCATCTTCATCTACTGTAAAACGAGGATCTGTCCCAGCCCCAACATCAGGAGCCAAGGGCAAGAAACATAAACCC TTCCCTTCCTCAGGTCCAACAGGAAGGGGTCAAGTTTCGAATAGAGTTTCGACTGGTGCCGTTGTAAGTGAACCTGCTGAAGGAAAGACAAATGATACCTTGATTGGGAGGAAAGTAAGGACTAGGTGGCCCGATGACAACACTTTTTATGAAGCTGTTATAAAAGACTACAATCAAGCAGAG GGACGGCACCATCTAGTCTATGATATTAATTCGGCAAATGAAACATGGGAATGGGTTAATCTATCAGAG ATATCTCCGGAGGATATTCAGTGGGTAGGTGAAGATCCTGGAATCTCTCATCGTGGGGGTTATAGTGGATCTGGTCATGGAATGAATAGATTTGTAGGCCGTGACAATGTTCCAGTTCCTGGAAGAGGTAGAGGGATCCCAAAGGGTCAAACAAGAAAAGATTTTCCGCCTTCACAGAATGGCATTGGAAAGAAGGCTCCAGACAATATCCAGTTACTTCACACAGATACTTTAATTAAGGAG GTAGAAAGGGTCTTTGGTGAAAACCGTCCAGACTCTGTTGAAATTGAGAAAGCAAAGAAAGTGTTGAAA GATCATGAACAAGCACTTATTGATGCGATTGCAAAGCTTGCTGACATTTCTGACGGTGAATGCG GACCTTTGCCTTTAAACAGCTGA
- the LOC103438363 gene encoding protein EMSY-LIKE 3 isoform X1 has translation MDYEPYDSSGTDDDLPPSHQHRVPRGGRVTGNGRSGGGSVPYPRMYGETDMEAQIHQLEREAYSSVLRAFKAQADAITWEKEALLTNLRKELRLSNEEHKELVGRVNAADDVIERIRDWRQAGGVQPGMLSTVQAVHDPIPSPTVSVSRKKQKMTQSVHTQSFAGPTPSFHPPAVTTSHQPSSSTVKRGSVPAPTSGAKGKKHKPGQILPGASSMKQFPSSGPTGRGQVSNRVSTGAVVSEPAEGKTNDTLIGRKVRTRWPDDNTFYEAVIKDYNQAEGRHHLVYDINSANETWEWVNLSEISPEDIQWVGEDPGISHRGGYSGSGHGMNRFVGRDNVPVPGRGRGIPKGQTRKDFPPSQNGIGKKAPDNIQLLHTDTLIKEVERVFGENRPDSVEIEKAKKVLKDHEQALIDAIAKLADISDGECGPLPLNS, from the exons GAACTGATGACGATCTTCCTCCATCACACCAGCATAGAGTTCCCAGAGGGGGCCGTGTTACGGGGAATGGAAGATCTGGTGGGGGTTCCGTCCCATATCCTAGGATGTATGGTGAAACTGACATGGAAGCACAAATTCACCAGCTTGAACGAGAAGCATACAGTTCAGTTCTGAGAGCCTTTAAAGCTCAAGCTGATGCCATTACTTGG GAAAAGGAAGCTCTGTTAACAAACCTTAGAAAGGAGTTGAGGTTATCAAATGAGGAGCACAAAGAACTTGTAGGACGGGTTAATGCAGCAGATGATGTCATAGAGAGGATAAG GGACTGGAGACAGGCTGGTGGGGTTCAACCGGGCATGCTGAGTACTGTTCAAGCAGTGCATGATCCAATACCTAGTCCTACTGTCTCTGTATCACGCAAGAAACAGAAGATGACGCAGTCAGTACATACACAGTCCTTTGCTGGGCCAACACCATCATTTCATCCACCAGCAGTTACCACATCCCACCAGCCATCTTCATCTACTGTAAAACGAGGATCTGTCCCAGCCCCAACATCAGGAGCCAAGGGCAAGAAACATAAACCC GGTCAAATTTTGCCTGGTGCTTCTTCAATGAAGCAGTTCCCTTCCTCAGGTCCAACAGGAAGGGGTCAAGTTTCGAATAGAGTTTCGACTGGTGCCGTTGTAAGTGAACCTGCTGAAGGAAAGACAAATGATACCTTGATTGGGAGGAAAGTAAGGACTAGGTGGCCCGATGACAACACTTTTTATGAAGCTGTTATAAAAGACTACAATCAAGCAGAG GGACGGCACCATCTAGTCTATGATATTAATTCGGCAAATGAAACATGGGAATGGGTTAATCTATCAGAG ATATCTCCGGAGGATATTCAGTGGGTAGGTGAAGATCCTGGAATCTCTCATCGTGGGGGTTATAGTGGATCTGGTCATGGAATGAATAGATTTGTAGGCCGTGACAATGTTCCAGTTCCTGGAAGAGGTAGAGGGATCCCAAAGGGTCAAACAAGAAAAGATTTTCCGCCTTCACAGAATGGCATTGGAAAGAAGGCTCCAGACAATATCCAGTTACTTCACACAGATACTTTAATTAAGGAG GTAGAAAGGGTCTTTGGTGAAAACCGTCCAGACTCTGTTGAAATTGAGAAAGCAAAGAAAGTGTTGAAA GATCATGAACAAGCACTTATTGATGCGATTGCAAAGCTTGCTGACATTTCTGACGGTGAATGCG GACCTTTGCCTTTAAACAGCTGA
- the LOC103438363 gene encoding protein EMSY-LIKE 4 isoform X2 has translation MDYEPYDSSGTDDDLPPSHQHRVPRGGRVTGNGRSGGGSVPYPRMYGETDMEAQIHQLEREAYSSVLRAFKAQADAITWEKEALLTNLRKELRLSNEEHKELVGRVNAADDVIERIRDWRQAGGVQPGMLSTVQAVHDPIPSPTVSVSRKKQKMTQSVHTQSFAGPTPSFHPPAVTTSHQPSSSTVKRGSVPAPTSGAKGKKHKPGQILPGASSMKQFPSSGPTGRGQVSNRVSTGAVVSEPAEGKTNDTLIGRKVRTRWPDDNTFYEAVIKDYNQAEVSFARTCVEGVCSNISPEDIQWVGEDPGISHRGGYSGSGHGMNRFVGRDNVPVPGRGRGIPKGQTRKDFPPSQNGIGKKAPDNIQLLHTDTLIKEVERVFGENRPDSVEIEKAKKVLKDHEQALIDAIAKLADISDGECGPLPLNS, from the exons GAACTGATGACGATCTTCCTCCATCACACCAGCATAGAGTTCCCAGAGGGGGCCGTGTTACGGGGAATGGAAGATCTGGTGGGGGTTCCGTCCCATATCCTAGGATGTATGGTGAAACTGACATGGAAGCACAAATTCACCAGCTTGAACGAGAAGCATACAGTTCAGTTCTGAGAGCCTTTAAAGCTCAAGCTGATGCCATTACTTGG GAAAAGGAAGCTCTGTTAACAAACCTTAGAAAGGAGTTGAGGTTATCAAATGAGGAGCACAAAGAACTTGTAGGACGGGTTAATGCAGCAGATGATGTCATAGAGAGGATAAG GGACTGGAGACAGGCTGGTGGGGTTCAACCGGGCATGCTGAGTACTGTTCAAGCAGTGCATGATCCAATACCTAGTCCTACTGTCTCTGTATCACGCAAGAAACAGAAGATGACGCAGTCAGTACATACACAGTCCTTTGCTGGGCCAACACCATCATTTCATCCACCAGCAGTTACCACATCCCACCAGCCATCTTCATCTACTGTAAAACGAGGATCTGTCCCAGCCCCAACATCAGGAGCCAAGGGCAAGAAACATAAACCC GGTCAAATTTTGCCTGGTGCTTCTTCAATGAAGCAGTTCCCTTCCTCAGGTCCAACAGGAAGGGGTCAAGTTTCGAATAGAGTTTCGACTGGTGCCGTTGTAAGTGAACCTGCTGAAGGAAAGACAAATGATACCTTGATTGGGAGGAAAGTAAGGACTAGGTGGCCCGATGACAACACTTTTTATGAAGCTGTTATAAAAGACTACAATCAAGCAGAGGTATCTTTTGCTCGTACATGCGTTGAAGGAGTTTGTAGTAAT ATATCTCCGGAGGATATTCAGTGGGTAGGTGAAGATCCTGGAATCTCTCATCGTGGGGGTTATAGTGGATCTGGTCATGGAATGAATAGATTTGTAGGCCGTGACAATGTTCCAGTTCCTGGAAGAGGTAGAGGGATCCCAAAGGGTCAAACAAGAAAAGATTTTCCGCCTTCACAGAATGGCATTGGAAAGAAGGCTCCAGACAATATCCAGTTACTTCACACAGATACTTTAATTAAGGAG GTAGAAAGGGTCTTTGGTGAAAACCGTCCAGACTCTGTTGAAATTGAGAAAGCAAAGAAAGTGTTGAAA GATCATGAACAAGCACTTATTGATGCGATTGCAAAGCTTGCTGACATTTCTGACGGTGAATGCG GACCTTTGCCTTTAAACAGCTGA